A segment of the Lolium perenne isolate Kyuss_39 chromosome 3, Kyuss_2.0, whole genome shotgun sequence genome:
GGTGAACTCGAGTGTTGACGGATTTGTCACTCAGGTAAGTACTATTTATTTGCCATTCGTGGCGATCTCTTCTTTTGAAGGCAGAATTGGATATGAAACTAACTGTCAATGAATGAATGGCACTAGAACGCGGTGATAGAGTTGCTTCTCCAGTCAAGTGGTCTTGAATGGCTGGATAAAATCGCGGATAAACAACTATCTGAATTTAGGTAAGACCTATCTATGCTGAAAATGACGTACCTATATGAATTTCAGAATTGCTTGTTTTCACTGAAGAACATGCTTGTTGCCAGGTTTGTTAACGCGAGCAAGCCTGTTTTGGTTTACTCGGACCAGACGGCAGCCGATGCATTCCGTGTTCTTTCCAAGGAGAAAACAGGAGTTGCGGTTATCGACAGGAACACTCAGTGTTTGACTGGAATGATTCAGTGCAGCGATGTGTACCTGCTGTTGGACGACAACTCCCTATTTAGCAACAGAAGGCAAGTTTTTGTTTTCTCGTCTCAGTGTCAAAATATCTGTTACTGACAAACAAAATTTCCTGTTTATTAGGACTCTGAGTTGTGAAGAATTCGTGAAGCTGAAGAACAAGAATGACAATGGCAGCGCAGAGCATTCATCAGCATCTGATAGCCAGAGCATCCTCAGCCTCAGAAGCAGAGCGCAGCAAAGAGCAGGCCTATCGGTAACGAACCGGAAATCGGACACCCTGAAGCAAGCAATGGAGAATCTAGCTGCTTCAGGAAGCAGCTGCAGCTTCATCGTCGGCGAGCACGGGCTCGTGGAAGGAGTCGTGACGACAAGAGACATCATCTCCGTCTTCTCCCCGCCGTGCATGGACTCCAGGATCGATGGGGGCACCTTCTTCTCGGCGGCGCTTGAGCAGGCCGGCTGCCGCGTTGAGAACGGGCAGATGATTAGGAACTCTAATTAGTTTTCTCCTTGTTTTGATTCTGGTCTACAGGTTTGCCTTGTAGACTCCTCGTTGTCCGAATAAAGTGTGCGCCTAAGGTGTCATGTGTTTCAGAATATATGTATAATAGAAATACTTTTCCAATCCGTATAAGAGGAAAGAAGGGTCCGGCAATAAGCAGTAGAAGAATAACCCGCAGAAGAAGTTTAATCGCTTCCGGAGATCGGAGCTAGCTAGTAATGATTTGGACAAACTGAATCTCGTTAGGGCAGAATGCAGATAACTCGGCAGCTGATCTGCTCTTTTATGTTTACTATATTAATATGTGGCGCTGTtagagctactacatcatgctcTGTTTTATTAACAAGAAAAATGAATCAGTTGAGCGGTCGACCTCCCATTTGTCAAAACACTATCTTTGTTCAGATGATCTCAAGAGGCTAGGAGGGAAGAGCATCCCAGCCACATCTTTCAAACAACGGCGTCGGACAGACGGtctgtgtaatatcccaggtttaaagacgatcgaggggtagaaatTAGAAAGGtctgtgtaatatcccaggtttaaagacgatcgaggggtagaaattagaaagggatgtgcattgcatcgtaaaatctggaAAAATTTCGCGCTTTTCTAAAAAAACTTGCATCTTagagggaacaagtttctctctcgacaccacttagggttagggtttcgagagtgcgataaacttgaacCTATCTAAACTCAactagggttttcgagaagagaggggaaaAATCTACCtctcaacttaagttgcatgattgaatttaaACAAGTTGAGTTTGAATTATTAATTATATATACCATAATTCAAGTTTTAGATAATTCATTAATTAAAtagataatcaagtatataaaatAATACCACACATatttaaagctcattaaggaaaacttgagctttattgataatcacataaAATACATTGTCAATTTACAATATCCCAAATTGAATTATGAATATTACAACACTTTACAGAAATTACAAGaaatgaaaagaaaaatgaaaattacaaagatGTTCAAATAACTAAACTATTAGCTAGATTTCTTCAAGTGATTCTTGATCAACACTTAATCATCCAGATGATCCCTGCAAAATAAAACAACAATACAAAGAAACTCATTATGCCAAGTGGTATTGcctcttggcaggttagcaaaagaaACCAGAAATTGAGAGATAATCTCAAGTCTGCCGAGGGAACCAGGACAGGACCCAAGTGCCAACTTGTGAGCATACAGGCAACTCACAAGGAGAGCTGCATGCTCTCCACACACACAGCCAGGGGAGGAGAACCCAGCACAGGCCTTGCTGTCGACCAAAGGAGTGAAGAGAGGGGTAGTATAAATACTTTTCACAACAAACCCTAGCAGCTCCATCGACAGAAGCTTCACcagggtaagaacacaagaacagaaaGAACACATAACCAGCAAACCATCCAAAAACAGTTCCACCAAGAACTGCTCACTGTTGATCAAGtcaccatggagtagatcaagcacaagctagccaggaggagcagggcaagcaaacaaaccatctagaagcaaatcctctacaccaacacctttgtctaggagctggagtgaggtataaccagagaatcatgagcaagctttgttttgctcataaataagcatatgcatcaatcacagaagcaaaaatgggtagaaaccctgtttgtatcatcacttggctgctagccatttggtgcaagcaaacatgGGAGAGGCTAGCAGGAAAttatccaagggaacactggttgtgtgaACACAATGACACAACCaaggaaatccaacaaggatggATCCTATCCAGTCAACCCAAAATCACCTAGCACAAATAGCtagctacaccatcagacagatagacaatatagtgtctattcatgttgtcaacatcaaaagccactgtAAATCCAATCAAggatcaaccagatagcatgTGAGAGCCACAGCAAAGCCACagagggggagctacccttggacaacatcaaggagctgtcagggccacctcaaaacCACAGATCAACACACCAAGTCACTacatcatcacccaatagggttcagaagtgagctagggttcccaaccagtgGTTCGCATCCTTCTAGCTCCAATATATCAAGCAATAGGATCATCACTGACAAGCAGTTCACATTATTTATCCATTCAATTAAACAatgctacacagataaatgagatATATAAACAAACAGTGCACAGACACTTGcacatgatccaatggatcactgcaagcatcagcaaatgcttgagcaagcacaaaCATACACCAGCACATGCcagtgtgtcacacagacacaaggAAGAGTAACAGTGAGATACAAGCATAGAATAGCAGCCCTCACTAAgctactgatgatcatatgatcatcaggaaCTTGCCAGAGCATGTAAGaacatgctagagccaagcctagcatCAATTCCTTGACCAGATAAGATAaataaccactattcattaccaaatgcatcacagataatcaaatgggTAATATACATTTATATCCAGAAGCAAACCATCAAGAGGTGGAGCTGGATAGGCACAGCTATGCTCAATAGAACATTTCCAGGATTCACAGCTCAATACACAACATTCCAGgagcactggctcttgcaaattgcaaggattACACACAGTCATCAAGCCAGGGGCCAAGATTATGAACACATAGAATATACTAGCAGCAATAGCAATAACAGGAGCAAGCCAgtaagccatgagcatcactggatgctcatgtgTAAATACAAGAGTGCCACAACAAGGATACAACATGAACATAAGCAATTAGGAAGCACATAACCATGCACAGATAATCAAGTAGAGTAGCACATAGCAGCAACACACAGCAACATACGCACAGCAATAGCCAGCATCGCAGCAGCATCCAATAGAGCCATACCAGCAACACGACAGGATCTCTCCATGAGGAGGAGCAGCCCAACTCAAActagaagaaggaggagaagagctaagagagaaagagagagacggGGGAGCACTTATAGGCGTGGCGAACGAAGAACGCGGCCATggaggccacggcggcacacgccgggggcAAGGCGGCGCCAGGCAAAGCCAGGCCAGGCCACGGCATCGCTGCAACGTCTAGCGCCACCACGACAACGCTCACAGCGGCGCCACGACACCAGGAACACCGGCGCCCGGTGAATCGCCGTGGTTCCGTGCGGCCGTGCGGGCAGATGAGTTGGGGACGAGCGGAGGAGGCGACGAgggccagatcgacgcggaccatcaggttcgccgtcgagaggcggtcctTCTGCAACCAACCACGtcgccggagctggccggagacggccggaataattcggcgacggcggaggcgacgcaaGTCGCCAGAGCGTCGAGgagagagttagggttaggggagAGGAGCGTCTacgacgcgactgggtcggttggaccgagcccagtgggctggtccaacctaaccagctcggaccacctgacaggtgggacccGAGGGTATTTTGGTCATTTCCAAAATAACCATTTAACCAGTATTTTCCCAGAATTTTACAAAATAAATATGACTCTAAAAAAATACATAAACATATGTAAAccactcagaataaaattctctatcataataaaatataaaatagaatTTTTGAGACAAATAAAATTGAACCATAATTAAAGGCAGAGAATAAAGATTAAAAataatcattaaaaataacacaccatatttttaatgataaaataattccgtaaaattcttttggactttaaaaacaccctgGCAACATTCCAAGGTAGTATTTTGccttaaacagagtatccctaaattactCTTAGTAATCACTTCCGACATGAAATAATAAAGCAccgggaaggggggaacaaaccctaaaaaccaAAAGCATGCATATTTGCTTCTTTTACCATTGCCCTTataggacaatgatgcttctttcagaaacagaggatcaGGGTCAATCCAAAGCATCCAACTGCATTACATTGCAGTtgccaggcaagttcatcgctggctcatgtcatttgagtatttttaccaaattacttgcaaagtactatacttatcactcttgcatgaaaatcaaagatactattttcataactatgaatatgactatatggttggcaatggaaacatggaatgtgttgatatggtggaggttccattgcaagggtttatatccatctaggattaaacaacaaatgtcgtccagtgattcttgtgctgtaaaactcgtgttaaccataagatctggagtgggacggagtagtcagttgtgcttccacctctcgttcatcaacgggtgCGCTTGCCGTAGACACTTGAATCCCGAGGGATAAGCGGTAGGGTGGGAAACCCGttcaagtccccacggtaatgcggtctatgatgggttgcaacggcCGGCGAAGGTATCAGTCCGTCGTGCCTGATAGTAGTCGAGGTAGGATGGTATCCTTTGGATACGCtggccggcgaggacccaagatcggaattgcaacaaagggtgggtgttcgaggtagcggaggagtataacttggctatgaccttataccgggcctctcaccattggaagtgtggacgggaaagctacccggttggcaccaaggttaagatttcttatgggtaaagcaacacacctctgcagagtgtaatgaatcgtgacctatcactcattgttccgggtttggaactgcaaacgctgccggaaaggaactccatgaagttctagtaaatcggtgaaagctgatggacatagttcttttgaataaaagcaacctcttgaagaaatgattaccaaaacctgcattggtattagactttcgggtctgatatcgtagctagtgcattaaacacctcttttctataatgaacttgttgagtacgctcgtactcatacctcttGTAATCCCCTGCTTATATTTCCTGAATCGTCTTGAGGAGAACAACGACAACCAAGAAGGAGCAGATGggatctgctatgaagaaccagacctctccggaggtgtagaaggagtagactatctcatagtctacggaggcGGAGACAGTACCGAAGGGGAACAAAACTAGGATAGAGTAGTAGTCGTGAGAACCGAGCAGTGCGAACCCTCTAGCACTACACTGCTCTAGTAGAATAAATGTATGACCTGCTGAGACTACTGTATTGTAA
Coding sequences within it:
- the LOC127343058 gene encoding SNF1-related protein kinase regulatory subunit gamma-1, coding for MEMAIGGAAAAAGKVGGAAARKAEGATASGEYWSEALKSFLDHIPVSSVSGAAQSSSTSPALELNLDGSVLDAIGSMYRGDVGGAVIVDEVHSTLGKFVDRDIGFVDFQSLALWALEELDKVSTEREEKSSDFLSSLKCHPQIAETKIAWLAKLFLLEPFFPVRSHDTLFHAMLLFSKHQRLNVIPVVESVNSSVDGFVTQNAVIELLLQSSGLEWLDKIADKQLSEFRFVNASKPVLVYSDQTAADAFRVLSKEKTGVAVIDRNTQCLTGMIQCSDVYLLLDDNSLFSNRRTLSCEEFVKLKNKNDNGSAEHSSASDSQSILSLRSRAQQRAGLSVTNRKSDTLKQAMENLAASGSSCSFIVGEHGLVEGVVTTRDIISVFSPPCMDSRIDGGTFFSAALEQAGCRVENGQMIRNSN